In Kogia breviceps isolate mKogBre1 chromosome 19, mKogBre1 haplotype 1, whole genome shotgun sequence, a single genomic region encodes these proteins:
- the CISD3 gene encoding CDGSH iron-sulfur domain-containing protein 3, mitochondrial isoform X2 — protein MLRAGHSQTRGNQRGRRRALHTPGPPRRLRGLLLGPTSGGWGWSACAGPRPAPREPRSVFRAEAGPGRREAGKREGDRGARRSRRGGGSGAGMGGAGALLRPAALKLNQRRDITSWLARWFPQTPAKSVVALKTPIKVELVAGKTYRWCVCGHSKKQEASGSKVPRPWTPTLGRLCTASLALCAPSWHLLLKTLPQFL, from the exons ATGCTCCGCGCGGGTCATTCGCAGACACGCGGGAACCAAAGGGGGCGCCGGAGAGCCCTCCACACCCCGGGGCCCCCTAGGCGGCTGCGGGGTCTGCTCCTCGGCCCGACTTCCGGCGGCTGGGGCTGGTCGGCTTGCGCAGGCCCGCGGCCCGCACCGCGCGAACCCCGCAGCGTCTTCCGGGCCGAGGCGGGGCCGGGCCGGCGGGAGGCGGGGAAGCGAGAAGGTGACCGGGGCGCGAGGCGGAGCCGGCGCGGTGGCGGCAGCGGGGCCGGCATGGGCGGCGCGGGGGCGCTCCTGAGGCCGGCGGCCCTG AAGCTGAACCAGAGACGGGACATCACCTCCTGGCTG GCCCGATGGTTCCCCCAAACCCCAGCCAAGTCCGTGGTGGCCCTAAAAACACCCATCAAGGTGGAGCTGGTGGCTGGGAAAACCTacaggtggtgtgtgtgtggccatAGCAAGAAGCAG GAAGCTTCTGGGTCCAAGGTTCCCAGGCCTTGGACCCCAACACTGGGAAGACTTTGCACAGCCTCTCTGGCCCTGTGTGCCCCTTCCTGGCATCTGCTCCTGAAAACCCTCCCTCAGTTTCTGTGA
- the CISD3 gene encoding CDGSH iron-sulfur domain-containing protein 3, mitochondrial isoform X3: MLRAGHSQTRGNQRGRRRALHTPGPPRRLRGLLLGPTSGGWGWSACAGPRPAPREPRSVFRAEAGPGRREAGKREGDRGARRSRRGGGSGAGMGGAGALLRPAALKLNQRRDITSWLARWFPQTPAKSVVALKTPIKVELVAGKTYRWCVCGHSKKQGRGHAPEEQPLNSTHRNASTPRW; the protein is encoded by the exons ATGCTCCGCGCGGGTCATTCGCAGACACGCGGGAACCAAAGGGGGCGCCGGAGAGCCCTCCACACCCCGGGGCCCCCTAGGCGGCTGCGGGGTCTGCTCCTCGGCCCGACTTCCGGCGGCTGGGGCTGGTCGGCTTGCGCAGGCCCGCGGCCCGCACCGCGCGAACCCCGCAGCGTCTTCCGGGCCGAGGCGGGGCCGGGCCGGCGGGAGGCGGGGAAGCGAGAAGGTGACCGGGGCGCGAGGCGGAGCCGGCGCGGTGGCGGCAGCGGGGCCGGCATGGGCGGCGCGGGGGCGCTCCTGAGGCCGGCGGCCCTG AAGCTGAACCAGAGACGGGACATCACCTCCTGGCTG GCCCGATGGTTCCCCCAAACCCCAGCCAAGTCCGTGGTGGCCCTAAAAACACCCATCAAGGTGGAGCTGGTGGCTGGGAAAACCTacaggtggtgtgtgtgtggccatAGCAAGAAGCAG GGCAGAGGCCACGCACCCGAGGAGCAGCCCCTCAACTCAACTCACAGGAATGCAAGCACTCCACGATGGTAG
- the CISD3 gene encoding CDGSH iron-sulfur domain-containing protein 3, mitochondrial isoform X4 has translation MLRAGHSQTRGNQRGRRRALHTPGPPRRLRGLLLGPTSGGWGWSACAGPRPAPREPRSVFRAEAGPGRREAGKREGDRGARRSRRGGGSGAGMGGAGALLRPAALKLNQRRDITSWLPFCDGSHFFKRTGLSPLKFKAQETRVVALCTCKATRKPPYCDGTHRSERVQKAAVGSPL, from the exons ATGCTCCGCGCGGGTCATTCGCAGACACGCGGGAACCAAAGGGGGCGCCGGAGAGCCCTCCACACCCCGGGGCCCCCTAGGCGGCTGCGGGGTCTGCTCCTCGGCCCGACTTCCGGCGGCTGGGGCTGGTCGGCTTGCGCAGGCCCGCGGCCCGCACCGCGCGAACCCCGCAGCGTCTTCCGGGCCGAGGCGGGGCCGGGCCGGCGGGAGGCGGGGAAGCGAGAAGGTGACCGGGGCGCGAGGCGGAGCCGGCGCGGTGGCGGCAGCGGGGCCGGCATGGGCGGCGCGGGGGCGCTCCTGAGGCCGGCGGCCCTG AAGCTGAACCAGAGACGGGACATCACCTCCTGGCTG CCCTTCTGTGATGGCTCCCACTTCTTCAAACGCACTGGCCTATCCCCACTCAAGTTCAAGGCCCAGGAGACCCGCGTGGTGGCGCTCTGTACCTGCAAGGCCACCCGGAAGCCCCCATACTGTGATGGCACCCACAGGAGTGAGCGGGTGCAGAAGGCAGCCGTGGGCTCCCCACTCTGA
- the CISD3 gene encoding CDGSH iron-sulfur domain-containing protein 3, mitochondrial isoform X1: protein MLRAGHSQTRGNQRGRRRALHTPGPPRRLRGLLLGPTSGGWGWSACAGPRPAPREPRSVFRAEAGPGRREAGKREGDRGARRSRRGGGSGAGMGGAGALLRPAALKLNQRRDITSWLARWFPQTPAKSVVALKTPIKVELVAGKTYRWCVCGHSKKQPFCDGSHFFKRTGLSPLKFKAQETRVVALCTCKATRKPPYCDGTHRSERVQKAAVGSPL from the exons ATGCTCCGCGCGGGTCATTCGCAGACACGCGGGAACCAAAGGGGGCGCCGGAGAGCCCTCCACACCCCGGGGCCCCCTAGGCGGCTGCGGGGTCTGCTCCTCGGCCCGACTTCCGGCGGCTGGGGCTGGTCGGCTTGCGCAGGCCCGCGGCCCGCACCGCGCGAACCCCGCAGCGTCTTCCGGGCCGAGGCGGGGCCGGGCCGGCGGGAGGCGGGGAAGCGAGAAGGTGACCGGGGCGCGAGGCGGAGCCGGCGCGGTGGCGGCAGCGGGGCCGGCATGGGCGGCGCGGGGGCGCTCCTGAGGCCGGCGGCCCTG AAGCTGAACCAGAGACGGGACATCACCTCCTGGCTG GCCCGATGGTTCCCCCAAACCCCAGCCAAGTCCGTGGTGGCCCTAAAAACACCCATCAAGGTGGAGCTGGTGGCTGGGAAAACCTacaggtggtgtgtgtgtggccatAGCAAGAAGCAG CCCTTCTGTGATGGCTCCCACTTCTTCAAACGCACTGGCCTATCCCCACTCAAGTTCAAGGCCCAGGAGACCCGCGTGGTGGCGCTCTGTACCTGCAAGGCCACCCGGAAGCCCCCATACTGTGATGGCACCCACAGGAGTGAGCGGGTGCAGAAGGCAGCCGTGGGCTCCCCACTCTGA
- the PCGF2 gene encoding polycomb group RING finger protein 2 isoform X1: MHRTTRIKITELNPHLMCALCGGYFIDATTIVECLHSFCKTCIVRYLETNKYCPMCDVQVHKTRPLLSIRSDKTLQDIVYKLVPGLFKDEMKRRRDFYAAYPLTEVPNGSNEDRGEVLEQEKGALSDDEIVSLSIEFYEGVRDREEKKGPLENGDGDKEKTGVRFLRCPAAMTVMHLAKFLRNKMDVPSKYKVEVLYEDEPLKEYYTLMDIAYIYPWRRNGPLPLKYRVQPACKRLTLPTAPTPSEGTNTSGASECESVSDKAPSPATLPATSSSLPSPATPSHGSPSSHGPSAPHPTSPTPPAAASGATTAANGGTSNCLQTPPSASRGRKMTVNGAPVPPLT, from the exons ATGCATCGGACCACACGGATTAAAATCACCGAGCTGAACCCTCACCTCATGTGTGCCCTCTGCGGGGGGTACTTCATCGATGCCACTACCATCGTGGAGTGCTTGCATTCCT tcTGCAAAACATGCATTGTGCGCTACCTGGAGACCAACAAGTACTGCCCCATGTGCGATGTACAGGTCCACAAAACCCGGCCGCTGCTGAGCATCAG ATCTGACAAAACCCTTCAAGACATCGTCTACAAATTGGTCCCCGGGCTTTTTAAAG ATGAGATGAAACGGAGGCGGGATTTCTATGCAGCCTACCCCCTGACAGAAG TTCCCAACGGCTCCAACGAGGACCGTGGTGAGGTTCTGGAGCAGGAGAAGGGTGCTCTGAGCGACGACGAGATTGTCAGCCTCTCCATCGAGTTCTACGAAGGCGTCAG GGACCGGGAAGAGAAGAAGGGCCCCCTGGAAAATGGGGATGGTGACAAGGAGAAA ACAGGGGTGCGCTTCCTGCGATGCCCAGCAGCCATGACTGTCATGCATCTCGCCAAGTTTCTCCGCAACAAGATGGATGTGCCCAGCAAGTACAAG GTTGAGGTTCTCTATGAGGACGAGCCGCTGAAGGAATACTATACCCTCATGGACATCGCCTACATCTACCCCTGGCGGCGG aATGGCCCTCTCCCCCTCAAGTATCGCGTCCAGCCAGCCTGCAAGCGGCTCACCTTGCCCACAGCGCCCACCCCCTCCGAGGGCACCAATACCAGCGGGGCATCTGAGTGTGAGTCAGTCAGCGACAaggctcccagccctgccaccctgccggccacctcctcctccctgcccagcccagccaccCCCTCCCATGGCTCTCCCAGCTCCCATGGCCCCTCGGCCCCCCACCCGAcctcccccacgccccccgcagcAGCCAGTGGGGCCACCACAGCTGCCAACGGGGGCACCTCGAACTGCCTGCAGACACCGCCTTCCGCCAGCAGGGGGCGCAAGATGACTGTCAACGGAGCGCCCGTGCCCCCCTTAACTTGA
- the PCGF2 gene encoding polycomb group RING finger protein 2 isoform X2 gives MRELGEFHVEGKQSKEFCSWASEGAEGNLWVIREWLFLQGKKKKTDAERSLNYGGASRKRLGDAPQSPAPHPGIMHRTTRIKITELNPHLMCALCGGYFIDATTIVECLHSFCKTCIVRYLETNKYCPMCDVQVHKTRPLLSIRSDKTLQDIVYKLVPGLFKDEMKRRRDFYAAYPLTEVPNGSNEDRGEVLEQEKGALSDDEIVSLSIEFYEGVRDREEKKGPLENGDGDKEKTGVRFLRCPAAMTVMHLAKFLRNKMDVPSKYKVEVLYEDEPLKEYYTLMDIAYIYPWRRNGPLPLKYRVQPACKRLTLPTAPTPSEGTNTSGASECESVSDKAPSPATLPATSSSLPSPATPSHGSPSSHGPSAPHPTSPTPPAAASGATTAANGGTSNCLQTPPSASRGRKMTVNGAPVPPLT, from the exons ATGAGGGAGTTGGGTGAATTTCATGTGGAGGGAAAGCAGAGCAAAGAATTCTGTAGCTGGGCATCTGAAGGAGCAGAAGGGAACCTGTGGGTTATCAGAGAGTGGCTGTTTctgcagggaaaaaagaaaaaaactgacgcTGAGAGAAGTCTAAATTACGGGGGAGCTTCCAGAAAAAGACTG GGTGACGCTCCCcagtcccctgccccccaccccggcatCATGCATCGGACCACACGGATTAAAATCACCGAGCTGAACCCTCACCTCATGTGTGCCCTCTGCGGGGGGTACTTCATCGATGCCACTACCATCGTGGAGTGCTTGCATTCCT tcTGCAAAACATGCATTGTGCGCTACCTGGAGACCAACAAGTACTGCCCCATGTGCGATGTACAGGTCCACAAAACCCGGCCGCTGCTGAGCATCAG ATCTGACAAAACCCTTCAAGACATCGTCTACAAATTGGTCCCCGGGCTTTTTAAAG ATGAGATGAAACGGAGGCGGGATTTCTATGCAGCCTACCCCCTGACAGAAG TTCCCAACGGCTCCAACGAGGACCGTGGTGAGGTTCTGGAGCAGGAGAAGGGTGCTCTGAGCGACGACGAGATTGTCAGCCTCTCCATCGAGTTCTACGAAGGCGTCAG GGACCGGGAAGAGAAGAAGGGCCCCCTGGAAAATGGGGATGGTGACAAGGAGAAA ACAGGGGTGCGCTTCCTGCGATGCCCAGCAGCCATGACTGTCATGCATCTCGCCAAGTTTCTCCGCAACAAGATGGATGTGCCCAGCAAGTACAAG GTTGAGGTTCTCTATGAGGACGAGCCGCTGAAGGAATACTATACCCTCATGGACATCGCCTACATCTACCCCTGGCGGCGG aATGGCCCTCTCCCCCTCAAGTATCGCGTCCAGCCAGCCTGCAAGCGGCTCACCTTGCCCACAGCGCCCACCCCCTCCGAGGGCACCAATACCAGCGGGGCATCTGAGTGTGAGTCAGTCAGCGACAaggctcccagccctgccaccctgccggccacctcctcctccctgcccagcccagccaccCCCTCCCATGGCTCTCCCAGCTCCCATGGCCCCTCGGCCCCCCACCCGAcctcccccacgccccccgcagcAGCCAGTGGGGCCACCACAGCTGCCAACGGGGGCACCTCGAACTGCCTGCAGACACCGCCTTCCGCCAGCAGGGGGCGCAAGATGACTGTCAACGGAGCGCCCGTGCCCCCCTTAACTTGA